DNA from Bos javanicus breed banteng chromosome 1, ARS-OSU_banteng_1.0, whole genome shotgun sequence:
GACGAGTGATCCAACTCCTGAAGAAATACTTCTGTTTATATGGTCTGGACACTTTGCCTTAACGCTAAAAGGCTTAGATACAAATTCAAGGCCAGTGCTTAGGAAATGTGGCACATATGTTATGACAAACTTCATGTCATTTTTACCTCCTATTTCCTATTCTTGTTGTACCCCGTCTCAAAAattccatttgtttttcattaatcACAAgacttcttgttttgttttcctttttaacaagTCTTCTTAATTATTTCTGCAGCTCTAtgagactgaaaaaagaaagaagagaaagaaaagggagggaaggaagataaATTCAGGGATTTTTGTAGCATATACTCAACTTTGTACACAAAATCAAAAACACATACATTTAACACAGGTTTGCATTGGAGTGAATTCAAATTTCCCTGATTGATATCACAGAAAAGTCCATTTTAAATACTGCCATGTAAGTAGCCTTGAAAGTAGCCTTAAAACAGTTGAATTTGAGTACTAATGGAAGGTAATAGGATAAATTTGATGGACCAGGTGGTGGTAGTAAGCCTAATTAGTTGGATTTTAGATGACCCCCAAATTCGTTCCTGgaatagaaaatgttttattaacaCATGAGATATTTAAACTGTTATGTAGTGTATTTCCTTATGTAAATCCAGTCTTTAACTCTGTAGAAAAGTATTCAAACTATGAACTTATAATTTAAGAAGATATAATTAAATGCTAATCCTTAAATTAAAGAATAGCCTAACTAAATGAAGCATTGTACTAATAATTACTTCATCATTAGCTCAAACAATGTTTCCTGGGCAGGCTACTATGGTCCTACTCTGGGTCAGCCTCTCTGCTATGCTGTGTGACTACAGCAGTTAATAAAGTAGATGGTCTCTGTTTTCATAGAATCTATACTCTAGATGGGAAACAGGCTTGAGTAAACATAAACAGAAATGTATATCTGTttagaacaaatgaaaaatgttatggaggaaaatgcatattattatgtgttaaatgcaaaaaaaaaaaaaaaaaggcagaaatgaagGGATGGGATTGGAGTCTAATACACTCTGataaggagcttcccaggtggcacagcggtaaagaaccttTTTCCAATTCAGAAGTTGCAGGAGACGAGGAGGGTTCAGTTTCTggttttggaagatcccctggaggaagaaatcacaacccactccagtacttttgcctgggaaatcccatggacagaggagcctggtgggctccatgggtttgcaaagaggaCTATACGACTAAGCATCCATTCATACTCTGATAATCAGAAGTTTCTCTTAGACAAAATCTGGatcaaaatttaaagaagaatgaataatTATCAAGTGGGCAATGTGTATGTATGAACAAGGGTGAGGGGATAGCATATATGAAAAtcaataataaagtaaaattttctatatattgttgttgagtcctgtctgactctttgtgaccccagagattgCAGCACACTggactccctgtccctcaccgtctcccagagcttgctcaaactcatgtccattgagtcagtgatgccatccaagcatctcatcctctgtcatccccttctcctccatgtGTATTCACACATTTACTTACATAGAGCTCAAATCAATCCAACAGGCATTCAATTAAAAGTTTTCCACTCATTTATACTTGTTAAAACTTGAACTGGACATGAAGAAAGACAGGAGAGTGTCTTTCAAAATAGAACGCAATAAGttagcagaatatctgaatatTTTGAGGTGTGGAACTCTTGGGAGGGGAGAAAAATCAGGCAAGATGAGGATACTTCGTGAATCCTCATTCTTCCATTCTGGTGTTCTACCTCCACCGCTATTCACTGGAAGCTGATGCTGCAGGTAAAACTCAGACACATTTTTGCAAAACTTCCTCAGCCTCAATTAGATTCTTTAAGGCCTCAGAACAAGGCCCAGGAGGATGTGAAGAGAGAGTAAGTCAGCAGTCTGTCAGATTCCTCTCACTGCTTGTGTTCTAATCATAGATGATTTTGTGGACAGGATGGAGGGTGTGGATTCTTCTGTGTACAATCCAGACCATTCCTATGCATTCCTCAGAATCTGATTTTCTGCATTCTTTACTGGGATGGCTCACAGGGTTCACACCTGAAACTTAACTCTTGATCTGTTTCTGAAAGGTTGGCCATCCCTGAGTGTCTCTCACCTCAGTACGTGAATCCCTGTGTACAATGGCGCTCATACCAATGATATGACTATCCTCTCTGACACATTTCCCCACCTTAATCTGGCACTCACCCTTGTCAGTTATAACTGCTATATATAGCAAATCTACTCAGTCCTCTACATTGCAGCTACTCTACCCTAACTTGCATCTTCTCACATTTGGAGTATTGCAGTAACCCTCCAACCGGTTTCTTCATGTTCAATTGGATACTTTTCTAATCTCTTCCCACCAAATAGaagcttttctaaaaaaaaaaatctattggcgtatagttgctttacaatgttggatgagtttcaggtgtacaacagagtgaatcagttatacaaagACGTAtgtccatgcatgcatgctaagtcgctttagttgtgtctgactctatggaccaaagcccaccaggatcctctctgtgggattctccagcaagaatcctggaatgggttgtcatgccctcctccaggggctcttcctgacccaggtattgaaactgaatctcttatgtcttctgcattggcagccagattttttaccactagtgccacctgggaaaccaatatatataattactcatttttagattatttttccatataggttatcacagagtgttgaatagagttctctgagctatacagtaggcccttattATATTTTGTTAGTACAGTTTTGATCACGTCAATTTGATGCTTAAAATCTTTAACTGATTTTGCATTGATCTCGGCAGAAGATCATTAAATGGTTCACATGGCCCTGTGTATCTGGATGCTGCCTGTATTTCAGCCTCATGTGCCCTTCAGCAGTTCTCACCTCCCTCTTGCACAAGGTCTTCCACCCCATTAGCCCCAAGCTCTCTTTGGCTTCAGTGCCTTCACCCAGCCAGTCTCCCATGACCAGAATCCTCCTTACCTCACTCTTTATCTGATGATCTGCCTAATTTTTCCTCAAGCTTCAGATTATAGCTTAAATACCCCCTTGTCAGAGAGCCTTTTTTTCACCCTGTAATTAAAATTAAGATCTCATTTGTTTGCACTCTCTTTATACCCTATGTTTTCTATATACCTATATACCCTATATTTTTATCTCTAGCTCTATCTCAATTTGGACCTGCATGTTTTTGtgcatgcaatttttaaaaaaatatttactactcTCACTGAAATGTAAGGTCTGTGAAGACATGGGATAGAGACATGTTCAGAAGATAAATGTTAAAATTGGGCAGAGGCCAAGCCATGGATGGGTCTTTTGCATTGTGCTAAGGGATTTGGATTTTATCTTGAGggcaacagagaaagagaagaaaagatttaATCAAGGTGGTGGCATGTTCAGAATTTGTTTCAGCGAAGTCTTTATGGTTGTCAGTGGAGTAATATCAGAGGAAAGGAGACAAGATAAGATATTATTATTGATAAgatgatttattatttattatttatgatttatatcatatatttatgatcattatatttatgatttattattGATAAGATGATAAATTACAATAAGTTGTTGATCAGAGTGATTGGGCTCCTTGAGAAGCGGACTCTATTGGTGGAGATTGGGGCATATTGGGTTTACTATAGAGTATTCCTatctgagggaaagaaaaaaaggaagagaattggaAATGAAAAGTCAAGTTGTAGTACAGACTCAGTGAAGGCCTAAGCTAACTCCACAGTAAGCACTGGAACTAGGAGGGCCCCTTAGAGTTAACCCCTACTTGGGGATAGTGGGCTAGCCTGTACACTCCTATATTGATCAGTCAATCGTTAGATATAGACTGTCCCCATGAATGAATgtccgcttccctggtggctcagatggtaaagaatctgcctgcagtgcaggagacctgggttcgatccctggatcaggaagatcccctggagaagggaatggcagcccactctggtattcttgcctagagaatcccatagacagaagagcctggcaggctacagtccatgggttgcaaagcgtcagacacaaatgagcaactaacactctcatGAATGTAGAGTGATTTCAGTGAGATGGTTGTTTTCAGGAAATATCCAAAGATGGATGTAGGTGAGCACTCTCAGCAGTTGGAAGGGCATAGGAGCTCCAGAGTTTCCTACTGACTGAGGGGCTgagagaagcaaaacaaaataaaaacccagGATAATAAGCAGAGAGAGGCCTGGGTTGAAGACAGAAGATTAGAAACTTGTAACCTGACAAGATATAGTAAAAGTTATGGCCCTGGGTGAAACTCCCCAGACAGCATGTTCTAGGAGAGAAGGGTATTAAGCTATATACAGAATCCTGGAACAACCAGACCAAACAGACCTGGGTCACGGCACTAATAGAATGAAAAGACCAAGGATGAGCAAGTAGAGAAGAAGCAAGCAGGATAATATAACAAAGGCAAAAGAGACAACATTGCAGCAAGCCTTTCCTGGGGACTTCCTCAAAGTCAGGTCCTTTGCACATATTCCATGAAACAATCTTCAAAGAAGCCCTATGAGGTTGGTATCATTattatcttcctttttaaaaacagacagtTTTGAGAAGTTCAAAACAGGCCAATATTTGATGGCCAAGGCATCAAGCCAAGACTGAAACAAACCTCTCTCCAAGGCATGTGTTGTTTACCACATCAACTAGAAGATGATGGTTTATTTTGATCTTTACAGAAAGGACAATTAAGTAAGAATATGAAAGTAATCTTTGAATACAATAGTGTAGATGTCCCAAAATTCTGTTACATTTCTTGCAAGTGGAAAATGTGAAGGTGGATAGAAAagatatatatgaatacataccAGGGGCTATAGATCAGGCAGAATAGAATTTTAATATGAAAGATAATTGAGTATGTTTCTATTCCAAAGGCCAACACAGAGAGATGGAGAAGCCATAGGTGCTATAAAGAGATGGGGTGTCAATGGACCAAGGGCCcctgaggaagagggagggaataaGATTCACAGAAATGTTGGACAGGCAAACAATATCTCCCTTTAAAAGTCATGATGGTGTTGACAATTGGCTATGAGAAGCAAAAGGAAGCTGAAGCTCTTGCATTATTTATGTTTCTCAGATTATACTTAAACTTAAGATGCGCCTCCATATTCTAAGTAAACGTGCTCTTTCTTGTGTTTATCTGTAATACAGACAGATTCTATCTGATGAAAAATCAAACTGGAAGTTGGAAACTTCCAGGACAAAATAAAGATAGGAGTAAAAATGAGGCAGAATGAGGAAGAGGAAATAGAAGTAATAAGTCAGAATAGTGTTGGCAAATCCCTTCAGGGTGGGAATGGTTAAACTTGTGTCTCAGCAACATCAAACAAAGAGCCGAGAAAACCCTTCATCCTGAGCTGGTGTTAGGAACTGTGAACCATACAGAAGTCATCTGTTTCCTCAATGACTCACATTTCTTCGAGAGGAAATGCTCCTTTGGTCTAAGATGGTAGTAAGAAAGCAACAAAACATCAAATAAGATAGGAAGATGATAGATGGATGTATAGATaggtagacagatagatagacaaCCCTTTTTGGAAACTTGTTTTCACATATTCTAATTAAATCAATAGGTTTTTAAAACCTGGATAGTATTGGACCACCCATTATCTCTTAGCCTATTGTTGACTGAAAGTGGTAATGGAAGCGGTAATTGGAAGCAGTAATGCCTCTTACCTAGAATATGCTCCGTGTGCTTGCTTTCAAGTAGTTTTCATCCTTGAAATGGATTCCTTGAAGTAGAATGTGAAGACATGGGATGAAGTCATGTTCAGAAGATAAGTGTTAAAATGGTCAGGGGCCAAGGATGGGTCTTTTGCATTATGCTAAGGGATTTGAATTTTTATACTGGGGGCAATAGAGGACTACTGAAAAAATTTGAACAAGGTGGTAGCCTATTCAGAATTTGATTCAGCAAAATCCTTATGCTTCTCATATTAAGCCTACATGCCACCCCATGTCTGAGCAATGGCAGGAATGTGGCTATCAAGAATGACAACTTGAGTCTTGGATTTTCACACAGTCTCAACTGAATTTTACGTgctttcaaaatttgaaaaactaTCAAGGGGATAGCATGAAAGTCAGGTTTAGTCCCATTCatatgaaagtttttaaaaagcactccTATCCTCCTCTTTTTGAGTCATACTAGAAACAGGAGGTATATGTCATAAATCAGAGACAAGTCCTGGAtccactgttgttgctgttgtttttacttagttgctaaatcgtgtccaactctttgcaaccccatggactgtagcccgctaggctcctctgtccatggaatttctcaggcaagaatactggagtgggttgccattcccttctccaggggatctgggaAGCTTGGATCAGTCACTACAAAGCTAGTCTAGCCAAGTGCTCCGGAAACCTCACACTCCACATCTAGAAAACGGGAAACTTAAGCCTGATGACTTTGAAACTGTCTTCCAACtctaaaaagctttttattatcTGGATTTAAGTAATTGTACAGCTAATCCAAAAGGCCACTTTCATACGGTGCCATAAAAATGGAATATATACTTTTGGCTTTGATAAATGTGATATATTCCAAGCTGCTGTTGAAGAAATAGCTAATAAGCATTTATAAACATGATTTCACTAGAGAGAAAGGTATTATTCAACATATAATAATTACCAGTAAGTTCAATAATAAGTGCTTCTCCTTGCTTTATGgatcttagaaataaaaaagcatgaaatCTGAAGGTTTTGCTTAGCATGCCTCTTTTTTTAGAATACTGATGACTTCAGCagaaatgtagaaaataataCCTAAACATTTATTTGATTCCAAAAGCCTTTTAATACCAGAATTCTTTAACCATGTTAAGGAAAGTTGGCTTAGATTAACAGAGAATAATACATTATCTAAAATCCAATGTGTTTTTCAAATGCTCTCCAAAGAAGTGGCAAGGTTTTGGTATTGTCTTCAGTTGTGGcttaacacatatatttatacttaaaCATCAGAGTAATTTTCAAACAGGAAGTTTTCAGCTCTGTAATTAGTAGTCCACAATGGTGGCTTTGACACTTAATTACAACATTGCTTAGACAACAATAACATGAGAAATATGAACACTGAATGCAGTATTTCTCGACACACCTGTCTACTTCTTATTGGCTGGGAAACAATTCCATATGACTACTAAATAATCCATACAGAAATGTGTGTATGTAGACAGGCAGCATGCATTTACAACAGGTACttccagttaagttcagtcactgcTCTGGATTTGGACTAAACTGTTATGCCCAGTAACAGCGATAGAACATCACCAGAGCCTGCCGTAGACTCATAGGGTCCTCTCTGCTCTGAATGGTGAGCAGCTCCCGTTGCAGATTGGATCAGTCTTCAGAACAAAGGTGATGGCATTTTATCCACTGCAAATCGCTGGACTGGTTCTTGGGTTCTTCGGCATGATCGGGACCCTTACCACAACTCTTCTGCCTCAGTGGAGAGTATCGGCTTTTATTGGCAGCAACATTATTGTCTTCGAAAGGGTCTGGGAAGGCCTCTGGATGAACTGCGTCCGACAAGCCAAGGATAAGTTGCAGTGCAAGGTCTATGATTCTTTGCtggccctccctcctgccctagAGGCAGCCCGGGCCCTCATGTGTGTGGCTGTAGCCTTATCTGTGATTGCTCTGCTTGTTGGTATCTGTGGCATGAAGAAGATTCAGTGCACAGGCTCTAACCGGAGGGCAAAAGCATACCTCGTGGGAATTTCCGGAGTCCTCTTTATCCTGACCGGCATCTTCGTTCTGATTCCGGTGTGCTGGATGGCCAATAACATCATCAGGGATTTCTACAACCCAGCGGTCCACGTGGGTCAGAAACGAGAACTGGGAGCTTCACTCTTCGTCGGCTGGGCCACTACCGCGGTCCTCATCATCGGAGGGGTTCTGCTCTGTGGGTTCTGCTGTTGCAACCGAAACACGCCAAGGCACAGATATTTAGCCCCTGGGCGTCGTGTGCCACACGCACGTAATCCACCACGGCCAGTGGCAGTGCTCAGTAGGACTTCCACCAGTTACGTCTAACACCTGCTTTCAGCTCGAACTGTGGATTATGATCCATGTGTTTTATAGACGCTTGCCAGAAACTGTAAGTATGCCAGGCAGGAGAATTTGCTTTATGACTGCTCTTAAATTGAAATGAGAAGTTTAAAGGGCATGTAGATTGTAGTCACCTGTGGCAGGAAGAGAAATGACTTACTTCGGACCCTCTAACCTCatgtgtattaaatgcatttactATTCTAGACTCAATCTTCAGTCCAATTTGTGTAATCTACTGATAAATTACTCTTTTTTCACTATCATATATTATCTATTAAAAGGTCTGAATTCTATTGCTATTGATATGCCATAGCAATAAAACATATTTACTAACATGATGACAACCAAAATgatggcttctttcttttttaaacaattagcTGAAAAACAATAGACATCAAATAATGCTTTTAATTGAATTTATCAAAATATGGAAATACTAGTTCAATGAAAAGATTTGTTAATCCTTTATGAAACTCAAATGCATTAGCAATTAAACAGTTTTAGGGAAAGGGAGCTTTGATTTCTGCTAAGATATTTAAGAAGATGATTTTAAAGCCTCTAATGTATATAGTTAAACTTGCTTAGaattatatatacaaagaaaaacaatttataaatgaaaaataatatgcttTCAAAACTTATGATGTGTACCTACAAGCAAACAGAATTATCTGTCTTGATAAGATACAACAATAGAAGACTGTGAACACTCAATTCCCATCAAAAGTAAATACAGCCCCGATTAATGAATTAAGGTCTAGGTGTTGAAGGGAATGGTTTCTGTTCCTTGTTTTATTCTTTAGTCATTGCACAGGTCTATACATGCTAAGTAGAATGAGGTCTCAAGGTCATGATTCAGGCAGTTAGTCAGGCCAAAATAAGTATCCTTTTTTTATTCTCAAATAAATATCTATAAAGCATTTTGTTTTACTCAAATTGTATGCATTTGTTTCTCAATTCTTCACTTCTTATGTATTGAACATGCCAATATTGTAGGGGAGAGATGGCTAGACAAAAGTCTATGGGGCAAAACAGAGTTTGTGGGGCAAGACCACTCCTATGGGATGCTCCTTCAATATCTTATGAATCAATTAATGTTTATctattcaattttcacttttcaaatattgtgtttattttataataaaaatgtatttcatataCAATACATAATTTCATTGAAGAGACATTTGTttgccaaatatttattttatgttcatgtttattataataaaataataaagtaaaatagttACATATTTTCAATGATTTTGGTCtatttgcctgtgtgtgtgtatgtgtggggggggtcagtttgaaaatgaaattctatCCTCAAAAGATCATCTAATAACTCTGAAACATTAAATCAGAGATAACTCAAGCCTAGATGCTAATGTCAAACCCTCATTCCATTCTACAAATCACCAGCAATATTTTGATAAGTCAAACCTTTGGTAatataaaactgtattttaaaaattagtgataCATTAATGCTATAGTCCAAAGCAATGTAAATGTCTTCAAATcatagcaataaaaataagaaaaacaataatttagatttatttttcctaagaTTGTTGTATTTTTCAGGCTTAATTGAGAAAGGCCAAAACACTGGGCATGTTGAAAGGAGTCATTTATCTtacacaggcaaataaataagacATCAAGACAAGCAAGATATATGCTTAAGGGTTGTCATAGAATCATTTGTCTTACCCTTTGGCTCACCAGAAGAAGTAATTAGCTTTGCAGGATGGGTCCCAGAATCTAAATGAGGCATGTTTTCCTGCTAGTCAGAGACTAAAGAGTAAAATTGTGTAACTCTAGGTAGAATCATAAAATTACTAGAGACAATATTAACTATGGAATATGGGGCAAAATTTTAAGGACTaaggattattttctttgctctttcaTTAATCAAAGTgtacttttggaaaaaaaagacattatagttctgcttcctccttctctttgcTGAAATCTTTACCCTACTacaccaaaaaaataattttcaatgaaTTTCAAGGTGCATTATGGATGCAAATCTCATACCACAAACCCCTATGTGGAAGAAAtgcatcttcattttctaaaatctgatttaaattcaaCTTTTTGAGCATTCTTACACATCTTACACAATTCTTGGAGTCTTTCTGCAGGAATAAGCAGTGGCTGGGTGGTGGGAATCAGGGGATCGGTCTATGACCATAACTCCATAAAGGTTAATGAGAAGATGTCTACTGTATTAATATTTGCCCTCAAGGTCTCTTTAGGCTCTCTGCTCAGTCAATTCTCTGTTATGCTTGGCAGTCTTTTCTTGAGACTCCCTTATTCTTGGCCACTTGGATAGTAGATTTCAACCTTCACTGCACATTAGAATGGCCAGAAGAACTTTAAACTACCATTGCAGCCAGGGTCCAGATGATCTATGATACCAATTTCCAGAGTCATGGTGGAAACCTGACCTCTTGACTGGTTACCAGCTGTCTACACGCAGTAGACAAATTGTGAAGCAAATTGTGACTACTCCCacaagatctttttaaaaaatatcacatCCAcaaatttccttctccactgtcaAAAATTTTATGCAACTTCATAGATACTTAGGCTTTCTGAAGTGAAAAtgcataaataaaggaaaattttctAGGCgattttgctttcagttttacTACCTACCCCACTGAGCCAGTGAAATGCATTGCTAATTTCCTTCTGGAATGAGGATCAGAGAGAGGGGTGAAATATAATCTTATCCAGCCACACGtggttaaaatgttttaaaagatgaaCGCTTGGCAGGATACAAACTTAATTAAATGCACACTAATAATTCTTTTCATTTGCAGAAAGATCTTGatacatttaaaagtattttgttaGGCTCAGTTGCTCTCCAAAGCTACCCCATAATGTAGACAGTGCAGAAATCATTATTCATATACTTTAACTAAGAGAACTGAAAATGACAAGGTTGTATGACTTATACCAACACTGAGAAATCAAGAAGTCAGCCATTCTAAGTAgagacttaataaatatttgaggaatGACCAAGAAACTGTATACATCAGGATAGTAATTTGAGATTTTTAACTAACATGGAGCTCCTCCTTCCATAAGGAAGAGACGAAACATTAGAACTCAGAAATTTAAAGACCAGTCCTTGAATTTTAGTCTGAAAAGCCTACATTCTGAGGAGACTGTGGGCAAGGAATAAAATGGCTCAGTCAGAATCAGGTTTTTTTCTGAATCTTAAGATTATACAATGACTTCTGTggatgaaggtaaaataaaaaagaacagttAAGATGGTCTAGATTTCAGTGTGTCCCTGGGGAGAAGCCTATATACCGCCCTGGTTCAGTTCTTAGtgactgagacacagagaaaggaCAGGTTACCAAACGGGCTTGAGGatttaaggacagaaatgatctGTGTCCTGACCAAGGCAGAGACAAGGACGTTGAGAATTTTCTTCACACCCTCATAGTGCTGGGAGATAAGAGACACCTCTGTAATGTGTTTTGTCTGGCATGACAAGCGGTAATCTTGACAAATTTTCCACAGCTAGAACTCAGAGGGAACAGAAGACCATTTCCTACTCTCCTGAGAATGGAACAGAGCTTTCAAAAGTCCTTGCTGTTGGGATGAAGTGAGACCACATCAGCAACACACATGACGGACAAGGGCAGGCCATCCACGGCCTGTTTGTCTTCAGATCCATTCCTTTCCcttgctctgctctgctctgtgtCCTAAGGAGGCTGGTCCCCCCAGGCTATGCAGTGCTGTGCCAAGAGTGGGTGGCGGCT
Protein-coding regions in this window:
- the CLDN17 gene encoding claudin-17; protein product: MAFYPLQIAGLVLGFFGMIGTLTTTLLPQWRVSAFIGSNIIVFERVWEGLWMNCVRQAKDKLQCKVYDSLLALPPALEAARALMCVAVALSVIALLVGICGMKKIQCTGSNRRAKAYLVGISGVLFILTGIFVLIPVCWMANNIIRDFYNPAVHVGQKRELGASLFVGWATTAVLIIGGVLLCGFCCCNRNTPRHRYLAPGRRVPHARNPPRPVAVLSRTSTSYV